The following nucleotide sequence is from Atribacterota bacterium.
GAGGCAACCGACGTGCTTAGTATGTTTATCTATCGGAATAGCTTTTATCTTTGGAATATCGGTAAAGCTTCGGCACTCTCTTTCATCTTGCTTTACATCATTATGATTATTTCGGTTATCCTGGTGAATGTGCTGAGCCGCGTTAAAGAAGCTGTGTGATGGTTGTGTAGTGCAAAGCAGTGCTTTTTAAGGGGTGATGTTTTTGGAAAAAGAGAGAGCAAAACTTATAGTGGCGTGGGTGATTATTACCGTTATTATGGTGGTCAATGTACTGCCGTTTGTCTGGTTAATCTTAACTTCTTTGAAGACTCGCCTCGATATCTTTGCCATCCCCCCACGTTTTATTTTTCAACCTACATGGAAGAACTACGTATCGGCCTTTGGGAAGAGGCATTTTCTCCCCATGTTCTATAATAGCCTCATCATCTCGGTAAGTACCACGTTGCTTTCTCTGGCTGTTGGAACACTGGGTGCATATGCTTTAGCCCGTTTTCGTCTTTTTGGAGGGAAACACATTTCCTTTTGGATTCTCAGCACCAGAATGTTTCCGCCTATCGTTCTTGTTATTCCCTTCTATATTATGGCCACTCGCTGGGGGTTGCATGATTCGAGATTTCTCATGGTGATTGTGTATACAACCTTTAATCTACCTTTTGTGGTGTGGATTATGCGCAGTTTCTTTGAAGATATTCCCTATGACCTCGAAAAAGCCGCTATGGCTGATGGGTACACTCGATGGGATGCCTTCTGGAAGATTATTCTTCCTTTAAGCGCGCCAGGCCTAGTGACCACGGCAATTTTGTGTTTCATATTCTCCTGGAAT
It contains:
- a CDS encoding carbohydrate ABC transporter permease, with protein sequence MEKERAKLIVAWVIITVIMVVNVLPFVWLILTSLKTRLDIFAIPPRFIFQPTWKNYVSAFGKRHFLPMFYNSLIISVSTTLLSLAVGTLGAYALARFRLFGGKHISFWILSTRMFPPIVLVIPFYIMATRWGLHDSRFLMVIVYTTFNLPFVVWIMRSFFEDIPYDLEKAAMADGYTRWDAFWKIILPLSAPGLVTTAILCFIFSWNEFLFANVLTAAVAKTVPVGIRGLVTSRAIEWGEIAAVATLQVIPVLAFTFAVQKYIIRGLTLGAVKG